In Camelus bactrianus isolate YW-2024 breed Bactrian camel chromosome 18, ASM4877302v1, whole genome shotgun sequence, one DNA window encodes the following:
- the ARHGDIG gene encoding rho GDP-dissociation inhibitor 3 codes for MLGLDACELGAQLLELLRLALCARVLLTDKEVGQLPPDEALDEAVPEYRAPGRKSLLEIQQLDPDDESLVKYKQALLGPLPPVVDPSLPNVQVTRLTLMSEQAPGPIIMDLTGELAALKNQVFVLKEGVDYKVKITFKVNKEIVSGLKCLHHTYRRGLRVDKAVYMVGSYGPSAQEYEFVTPVEEAPRGALVRGAYVVTSFITDDDRTPHLSWEWGLHIRQDWEN; via the exons ATGCTGGGCCTGGACGCGTGTGAGCTGGGGGCGCAGCTGCTGGAGCTGCTGCGACTGGCGCTGTGCGCCCGAG TCCTCCTGACCGACAAGGAGGTGGGGCAGCTGCCACCAGATGAGGCACTGGATGAGGCTGTGCCGGAGTACCGGGCCCCGgggaggaagagtctcctggagaTCCAGCAGCTGGACCCAGACGACGAGAGCCTGGTCAAGTACAAGCAGGCGCTGCTGGGGCCTCTGCCGCCTGTTGTGG ACCCCAGCCTGCCCAATGTCCAGGTGACCAGGCTTACACTGATGTCTGAGCAGGCTCCAGGGCCCATCATCATGGACCTAACAG GGGAGTTGGCTGCGCTGAAAAACCAGGTGTTTGTCCTGAAGGAGGGTGTTGATTACAAAGTGAAGATTACCTTCAAG GTCAACAAGGAGATTGTCAGTGGCCTCAAGTGTCTGCATCACACCTACCGCCGGGGCCTGCGCG TGGACAAAGCTGTCTACATGGTGGGCAGTTACGGCCCGAGCGCCCAGGAGTATGAGTTCGTGACTCCGGTGGAGGAGGCACCCCGGGGCGCCCTGGTGCGGGGCGCCTACGTGGTCACGTCCTTCATCACCGATGACGACAGGACCCCTCACCTGTCCTGGGAGTGGGGCCTCCACATCCGGCAGGACTGGGAGAACTGA
- the PDIA2 gene encoding protein disulfide-isomerase A2, translating into MDGQLLLVLLLLLGASSLWGQEPGPGGPLEEPLEEEVLEEDGILVLSQRTLGLALQEHPALLVEFYAPWCGHCKALAPEYSRAAALLAAESAKARLAKVDVPAEPELAEEFAVTEYPTLKFFRDGNRTHPEEYTGPLDAEGIAEWLRRRVGSSATQLEDEEGAQALIDARDVVVVGFFQDLKDKDVAIFLAVAQDALDMTFGLTDQPQLFQKFGLTKDTVVLFKKFDEGRADFPVDKELGLDQGELSRFLLTHSMHLVTEFNSQTSPKIFAAKILNHLLLFVNQTLAPHRELLAGFQEAAPPFRGQVLFVVVDVGADNDHVLQYFGLKAEEAPTLRFINIETTKKYALVDRGPVTATSVAAFCHAVLGGEVKPYHLSQEVPPDWDQRPVKTLVGKNFEQVAFDETKNVFVMFYAPWCAHCKEMAPAWEALAEKYKDHEDIIIAELDATANELEAFPVQGFPTLKYFPAGPGRKVIEYKSTRDLETFSKFLDNGGKLPAEEPKEVPGAPFPETPENSTLEPKDEL; encoded by the exons ATGGACGGTCAGCTTCTGCTGGTGCTGCTGTTGCTGCTCGGGGCCTCAAGCCTGTGGGGCCAGGAACCAGGGCCCGGGGGTCCCTTGGAGGAGcccctggaggaggaggtccTCGAGGAGGATGGGATCTTGGTGCTGAGCCAGCGGACCCTAGGCCTGGCCTTGCAGGAGCACCCTGCCCTGCTGGTGGAGTTCT ATGCCCCGTGGTGTGGGCACTGCAAGGCACTGGCCCCTGAGTACAGCAGGGCAGCTGCTCTGCTAGCAGCGGAGTCAGCCAAGGCCCGGCTGGCCAAGGTGGATGTGCCTGCAGAGCCGGAGCTGGCCGAGGAGTTTGCTGTGACAGAATACCCCACGCTCAAGTTCTTCCGAGATGGGAACCGAACACACCCAGAGGAATACACTG GTCCCCTGGACGCGGAGGGTATCGCTGAGTGGCTGAGGCGGCGGGTGGGCTCCAGTGCCACTCAGCTAGAGGATGAGGAGGGTGCCCAGGCGCTGATCGATGCCAgggatgtggtggtggtgggcttCTTCCAG GACCTGAAGGACAAAGATGTGGCTATCTTCCTGGCCGTGGCCCAGGATGCCCTGGACATGACCTTTGGCCTCACTGACCAGCCACAGCTCTTTCAGAAATTTGGCCTCACCAAGGACACTGTGGTCCTCTTCAAGAAG TTTGACGAGGGACGGGCAGACTTCCCAGTGGACAAGGAGCTGGGCCTGGACCAGGGGGAGCTGTCCCGCTTCCTCCTCACGCATAGTATGCATCTGGTTACGGAGTTCAACAGCCAG ACGTCCCCTAAGATCTTTGCGGCCAAGATCCTTAACCACCTGCTGCTGTTCGTCAACCAGACGCTGGCTCCCCACCGGGAGCTGCTGGCAGGCTTCCAGGAGGCTGCTCCCCCCTTCCGGGGGCAG GTGCTGTTTGTGGTGGTGGACGTGGGTGCCGACAACGACCACGTGCTGCAATACTTTGGCCTCAAGGCTGAGGAGGCCCCCACCCTGCGCTTCATCAACATAGAGACCACCAAGAAGTATGCACTTGTGGACCGAGGTCCAGTCACTGCAACCTCAGTTGCGGCCTTCTGTCATGCAGTCCTGGGAGGGGAGGTCAAG CCCTATCACTTGAGCCAAGAGGTGCCCCCTGACTGGGACCAACGGCCAGTCAAGACTCTCGTGGGCAAGAATTTCGAGCAGGTGGCCTTTGATGAAACCAAGAACGTGTTTGTCATGTTCT ATGCCCCATGGTGTGCCCACTGCAAGGAGATGGCCCCAGCCTGGGAGGCCCTGGCCGAGAAGTACAAGGACCACGAGGACATCATCATCGCCGAGCTGGACGCAACGGCCAATGAACTGGAGGCCTTCCCTGTGCAAGGCTTCCCCACCCTCAAGTACTTCCCAGCAGGGCCCGGTCGGAAG GTGATTGAATACAAAAGCACGAGGGACCTGGAGACCTTCTCCAAGTTTCTGGACAACGGGGGCAAGCTGCCTGCAGAGGAGCCCAAGGAAGTGCCTGGTGCCCCCTTCCCG GAGACACCAGAAAATTCTACCTTGGAGCCCAAAGACGAGCTATAG